Proteins from one Deinococcus sp. AB2017081 genomic window:
- a CDS encoding HD-GYP domain-containing protein, whose translation MNDSVLRQYDDRLPETFTLLSQAPDAVVQDTFDEACNWIRTLLGRPAEGHERQVTMLALRLALEAGEVRTTLGIRQVIWAGMLHDIGKSAIDPRITNKPGGLSAQEQDIMRQHPALGRRLAAMAPDVDSEILNAVQHHHERWDGMGYPAGLIGESIPMLARILKVADVYDALVTNRPYRPAWSADEAVDYLLEHSGSDFDPRLVRIFVHQVLQVYGN comes from the coding sequence ATGAATGATTCGGTGCTCCGACAATACGACGACCGTCTCCCGGAGACGTTCACGCTGCTGTCACAGGCGCCGGATGCGGTGGTACAGGACACCTTCGATGAGGCTTGCAACTGGATTCGCACGTTGCTGGGCCGCCCCGCCGAGGGACACGAACGACAGGTGACGATGCTGGCCCTGCGGCTGGCCCTGGAAGCGGGCGAGGTACGGACGACCCTGGGGATCCGTCAGGTGATCTGGGCAGGTATGCTGCACGACATCGGCAAGTCGGCAATCGATCCGCGCATCACCAACAAGCCCGGCGGACTGTCGGCACAGGAACAGGACATCATGCGGCAACACCCGGCGCTGGGTCGTCGGCTGGCAGCCATGGCTCCCGATGTGGATTCGGAGATTCTGAACGCGGTACAGCACCACCATGAACGCTGGGACGGCATGGGCTACCCGGCGGGCCTGATCGGCGAATCGATTCCGATGCTGGCACGGATTCTGAAGGTCGCAGACGTCTACGACGCGCTCGTGACCAACCGCCCCTACCGGCCGGCGTGGTCGGCAGACGAGGCCGTGGACTACCTGCTGGAACACTCAGGCTCAGATTTCGATCCCAGACTGGTGCGGATTTTCGTTCACCAGGTGCTTCAGGTGTATGGCAACTGA